A window of the Vibrio ostreae genome harbors these coding sequences:
- the lysS gene encoding lysine--tRNA ligase, translating into MTDAVQNETNQAQITQEENKLIAERRSKLEHIRQGCKANGHPNDFRRDSLAGDLQAEFGEKSKEELEALNHVVAIAGRVMAKRGPFLVIQETSGRIQAYASKDVQKALKEQYHGLDIGDIVGVKGALHKSGKGDLYVNMEQYELLTKALRPLPEKFHGLTDQEMRYRQRYVDLIVNEDSRHAFIIRSKLVAAIRNFMSSKGYLEVETPMMHVIPGGATARPFVTHHNALDIDMYLRVAPELYLKRLVVGGFDRVFEINRNFRNEGLSPRHNPEFTMMEFYQAYADYKDLMDLTEEMLSTVALNVLGSTSMPYGDETVEFGGTYARMSMLEAIKHYNPDHAEIQALDYDKVQDRAHMVAIAKSVHVEVEPFWTCGQLLEEIFGETAEPKLIQPTFITGYPADISPLARRNDEFPFITDRFEFFIGGREVANGFSELNDAEDQDARFKAQVEAKDAGDDEAMFYDADYITALEHGLPPTAGQGIGIDRLAMLFTNTHTIRDVILFPAMRPQA; encoded by the coding sequence ATGACTGATGCTGTTCAAAATGAAACGAATCAAGCACAAATCACGCAGGAAGAAAACAAACTGATTGCAGAGCGTCGCAGTAAGTTAGAGCATATCCGTCAAGGTTGTAAGGCGAACGGTCATCCGAATGATTTCCGTCGTGACAGCCTGGCGGGCGATCTGCAAGCCGAGTTCGGTGAAAAGAGCAAAGAAGAGCTGGAAGCGCTGAATCACGTCGTGGCGATTGCAGGTCGTGTGATGGCAAAACGTGGTCCTTTCCTGGTGATCCAGGAAACGTCTGGCCGCATTCAGGCTTACGCATCGAAAGACGTACAAAAAGCACTGAAAGAGCAGTACCACGGTCTGGATATCGGCGATATCGTTGGTGTTAAAGGCGCGCTGCACAAGTCCGGCAAAGGTGATCTGTACGTCAACATGGAACAGTACGAACTGCTGACCAAAGCACTGCGTCCTCTGCCGGAAAAATTCCACGGCCTGACTGACCAGGAAATGCGTTACCGTCAGCGTTACGTCGATCTGATCGTCAATGAAGATTCACGTCACGCGTTTATTATCCGTTCTAAGCTGGTCGCGGCTATCCGTAACTTTATGAGCTCAAAAGGTTACCTGGAAGTAGAAACGCCGATGATGCACGTGATCCCGGGTGGTGCCACTGCCCGTCCGTTCGTGACTCACCACAACGCGCTGGACATCGATATGTACCTGCGTGTCGCACCTGAACTGTACCTCAAGCGTCTGGTTGTGGGTGGTTTTGATCGTGTATTCGAAATCAACCGTAACTTCCGTAACGAAGGTCTGTCACCACGCCACAACCCTGAATTCACCATGATGGAATTCTACCAGGCGTACGCAGATTACAAAGATCTGATGGATCTGACGGAAGAGATGCTGAGCACAGTTGCTCTGAATGTACTGGGTTCAACGTCAATGCCTTACGGTGATGAGACGGTTGAGTTTGGTGGTACTTACGCCCGCATGAGTATGCTGGAAGCGATTAAGCACTACAACCCGGATCACGCTGAGATTCAGGCGCTGGATTACGATAAAGTTCAGGATCGTGCGCACATGGTCGCCATCGCGAAATCTGTGCATGTTGAGGTAGAACCGTTCTGGACCTGTGGTCAGCTGCTGGAAGAGATCTTTGGTGAAACTGCTGAGCCAAAACTGATTCAGCCAACCTTCATCACCGGTTACCCGGCAGACATTTCACCGCTGGCACGTCGTAACGACGAGTTCCCGTTCATCACTGACCGCTTCGAGTTCTTCATCGGCGGCCGTGAAGTCGCCAATGGCTTCTCGGAGTTGAATGATGCTGAAGATCAGGATGCGCGTTTTAAAGCTCAGGTTGAAGCAAAAGATGCGGGTGATGATGAAGCGATGTTCTACGATGCGGACTACATTACTGCTCTGGAACATGGCCTGCCACCAACAGCAGGGCAGGGTATCGGTATCGACCGTCTGGCGATGCTGTTCACCAACACGCACACTATTCGTGATGTGATCTTGTTCCCAGCAATGCGTCCTCAGGCGTAA
- the vpsR gene encoding cyclic-di-GMP-binding transcriptional regulator VpsR (Not actually a response regulator, but instead a cyclic-di-GMP-binding transcription factor.), translating to MGTQFRMDSVPGSLIVVGGTYEPWLSVLEQVGWRCTQCADLRKADLLFSETGPCIGIVDLSHDEFSLNGIANLVSSHKQVRWLAFIRESQLSSDTICQFIVNFCIDFFTAPIPDAQLLSTIGHQLGMLKLERKVWPHFGANGDMGLMGDSIPVKRLRDQIKRIGPTDVSILIYGENGSGKGSVAKAIHKTSARAQKPFVSVNCRAMSESRLECELFGIGCDDKGSTPLLYQADGGTLLLNDILTMPKSQQLNLLRFLQEGTVETAQGMKAVDVRILAANASDIEKALIDGDFNEELYHYINVLRINVPSLKERASDIAILAKHFLVEYSKEYNAQARSFSEDAMRVLTRYHWPGNVRELMNQIKRVVLMSDSVMLEESDLDLPKRGDGKRSLKSIRERSERDALLLVLESHSGQVSTAAKELGVSRATMYRLLNKHNLISDGSF from the coding sequence ATGGGTACTCAATTCCGCATGGATTCCGTGCCGGGTTCATTGATCGTAGTCGGTGGAACCTACGAGCCCTGGTTATCGGTTTTAGAACAAGTAGGATGGCGTTGCACGCAGTGCGCGGATCTGCGTAAAGCCGATCTGCTGTTTTCTGAAACAGGGCCATGTATTGGTATTGTGGATCTCAGCCACGATGAATTCAGCCTTAATGGTATTGCCAATCTGGTCAGCAGCCATAAACAAGTGCGCTGGCTGGCGTTTATTCGCGAGTCTCAGCTCAGTTCAGATACGATTTGCCAGTTTATCGTCAACTTTTGTATCGACTTCTTTACTGCCCCGATCCCGGATGCCCAGTTGCTGAGTACTATCGGTCACCAGCTCGGTATGCTCAAGCTGGAGAGAAAGGTCTGGCCGCATTTTGGTGCGAACGGTGACATGGGTCTGATGGGCGATTCGATCCCGGTTAAGCGTCTGCGCGATCAAATCAAGCGTATCGGCCCGACCGATGTCAGCATCCTTATCTATGGTGAGAACGGCTCCGGCAAGGGGAGTGTGGCGAAAGCGATTCACAAAACCTCAGCCCGGGCGCAGAAACCGTTTGTCTCGGTTAACTGTCGTGCGATGTCAGAAAGCCGCCTCGAATGCGAATTGTTTGGCATCGGCTGTGATGATAAAGGGTCGACGCCGTTGCTTTATCAGGCCGATGGCGGCACCTTGCTGCTCAACGATATTCTTACCATGCCAAAAAGCCAGCAGCTTAACCTGTTGCGTTTTCTGCAGGAAGGGACGGTGGAAACGGCGCAGGGAATGAAAGCGGTGGATGTGCGTATTCTGGCCGCGAATGCCTCGGATATTGAGAAAGCCCTGATCGACGGTGATTTTAACGAAGAGCTGTACCATTACATCAATGTGCTGCGCATTAACGTCCCTAGTCTCAAAGAGCGCGCCAGTGACATTGCTATACTGGCGAAGCATTTTCTGGTGGAGTATTCCAAAGAGTACAACGCCCAGGCGCGTAGTTTTTCTGAGGATGCGATGCGTGTGCTGACCCGCTATCACTGGCCGGGTAATGTGCGTGAGTTGATGAATCAGATTAAGCGCGTCGTGCTGATGTCGGATTCAGTGATGCTGGAAGAGTCGGATCTCGATCTGCCTAAGCGCGGTGACGGCAAGCGCAGCCTGAAAAGCATTCGCGAGCGTAGCGAGCGTGATGCCCTGTTGCTGGTGCTGGAATCCCATTCCGGCCAGGTTTCGACTGCGGCGAAGGAGCTCGGTGTGTCGCGTGCCACCATGTACCGATTGCTCAATAAACACAATCTGATTTCGGACGGGTCATTTTAA
- a CDS encoding DUF1127 domain-containing protein: protein MRHSIYLQLATLLLRADLHREERAWKRKVRRSAYDLPWHNTHLLKDIGLQPDGRPIGHSEPDEVKVERRVRHLRRILSARIPT, encoded by the coding sequence ATGCGTCATTCAATTTATCTGCAGCTGGCTACCCTGTTACTGCGAGCCGACCTCCACCGTGAAGAGCGTGCCTGGAAACGTAAAGTGCGTCGCAGTGCTTATGACTTGCCCTGGCATAATACCCATTTGCTCAAAGATATCGGTTTGCAACCGGACGGTCGTCCGATTGGTCATAGCGAGCCGGATGAAGTCAAAGTAGAACGCCGTGTGCGTCATCTGCGCCGGATACTCAGTGCGCGAATACCGACGTAA
- a CDS encoding NADP(H)-dependent aldo-keto reductase, with protein sequence MQYTKLPHSSLEVSKLCLGTMTFGEQNTQAEAFSQLDYALERGINFIDTAEMYPVPPTAETQGKTEQFIGNWLEKSGKREKVLLATKVAGPRNVPHIRDNMALDHRNIHQAIDDSLSRLKTDYIDLYQLHWPQRITNTFGQLNYPHSEQQSEITLIETLEALNDLVRMGKVRYIGVSNETPWGLMTYLRLAEKHDLPRMVSIQNPYNLLNRSFEVGLSEISHHEGVKLLAYSPMAFGVLSGKYLNGARPQGARCSLYERFKRYFTPQGLKATEAYVNLAREFGLDPAQMALAFVNQRPFVASNIIGATNLDQLKSNIDSLDVVLSDELMTKIEEIGIQYSNPCP encoded by the coding sequence ATGCAATACACTAAACTGCCTCACTCAAGCCTTGAAGTCAGTAAACTGTGCCTCGGAACCATGACATTCGGAGAGCAAAATACACAGGCAGAAGCCTTCAGTCAGCTCGACTACGCCCTGGAGCGCGGGATCAATTTTATTGATACTGCAGAAATGTATCCGGTGCCCCCGACAGCAGAAACGCAGGGCAAAACGGAACAATTTATCGGTAACTGGCTGGAGAAATCCGGTAAGCGTGAAAAAGTGCTGCTGGCGACTAAAGTGGCCGGCCCGCGTAACGTACCGCACATTCGCGATAATATGGCACTCGATCACCGCAACATTCATCAGGCGATTGATGACAGTCTGAGCCGCCTCAAAACCGACTATATCGATTTATACCAGTTGCACTGGCCACAACGTATCACCAATACCTTTGGTCAGCTTAACTATCCGCATTCAGAACAACAGTCGGAAATTACCCTGATAGAAACCCTCGAAGCACTTAACGATCTGGTGCGAATGGGCAAGGTTCGTTATATCGGCGTATCGAATGAAACACCGTGGGGTCTGATGACCTATCTGCGTCTGGCCGAAAAGCACGATCTTCCGCGTATGGTCTCGATCCAGAACCCGTACAACCTGCTCAATCGCAGTTTTGAAGTCGGCTTGTCAGAAATCAGCCATCACGAAGGGGTTAAGCTGCTGGCTTATTCACCAATGGCATTCGGCGTGCTGAGCGGTAAATATCTCAATGGTGCACGGCCGCAAGGCGCGCGCTGCAGCCTGTACGAGCGCTTCAAACGTTACTTTACCCCGCAGGGTCTCAAGGCAACGGAAGCGTACGTGAATCTGGCCCGTGAGTTCGGTCTGGATCCGGCCCAGATGGCGCTGGCATTCGTCAATCAACGTCCGTTTGTTGCCTCGAATATTATTGGTGCCACCAATCTTGATCAGTTGAAATCAAACATCGACAGCCTGGATGTGGTGCTCAGCGATGAGCTGATGACTAAAATTGAAGAGATTGGCATCCAGTACTCCAATCCCTGCCCATAA
- a CDS encoding DUF6482 family protein, protein MHKQQLDKWLHGMHKPGAPLPKVYVIGCADATHYTLGVEVRHRIEPLMKGDEPMHFSSLDAAKQELAQLGFAQAYLRMSCAYEECGLEGGQRYSEIPLPLTRH, encoded by the coding sequence ATGCACAAACAACAACTGGATAAATGGTTGCATGGTATGCATAAGCCGGGGGCACCCCTGCCCAAGGTATATGTCATAGGATGTGCTGATGCCACGCACTACACGCTTGGGGTCGAAGTCAGGCACCGGATTGAACCTTTGATGAAAGGAGATGAGCCGATGCATTTTTCCTCGTTGGATGCCGCTAAACAGGAATTAGCCCAGCTTGGATTTGCTCAGGCTTACCTGCGTATGAGCTGCGCTTACGAAGAGTGTGGTTTAGAGGGAGGGCAGAGATACAGTGAGATCCCTCTGCCGTTAACCCGGCACTAG
- the mutH gene encoding DNA mismatch repair endonuclease MutH, producing MKPEPQSEQELLDRAWQIAGVSFADLAAEAAIPVPNDLSRDKGWVGQLLEWHLGASAGSKPEQDFAKLGIELKSIPISYSAKPLETTFVCVAPLTGIHGLTWEQSHVRHKLSRVLWMPVEGEREIPLAQRRVGSPLLWSPSAQEEAMLKADWEELMEFIVLGKVGQITARHGEVLQLRPKAANGKVKTEAYGSNGKPIRTLPRGFYLRTQFTARILASYYA from the coding sequence ATGAAACCTGAACCCCAGAGCGAACAAGAATTACTCGATCGGGCCTGGCAGATTGCCGGTGTCAGCTTTGCCGATCTGGCCGCGGAAGCCGCGATACCAGTGCCCAACGATCTCTCCCGGGACAAAGGCTGGGTCGGACAATTACTGGAATGGCATTTAGGCGCCAGTGCCGGCAGTAAACCGGAGCAGGATTTTGCCAAACTGGGCATCGAGCTGAAAAGTATCCCGATCAGCTACAGTGCTAAACCGCTGGAAACCACGTTTGTTTGTGTAGCACCGCTGACCGGAATACACGGACTGACCTGGGAACAGAGTCATGTGCGCCATAAGTTATCGCGTGTGCTGTGGATGCCGGTGGAAGGTGAACGGGAGATTCCACTGGCCCAGCGCCGGGTCGGATCGCCGCTGCTCTGGAGTCCGTCGGCGCAAGAAGAGGCGATGCTAAAGGCGGACTGGGAAGAATTAATGGAGTTTATCGTGCTGGGTAAAGTCGGCCAGATCACCGCCCGCCATGGTGAAGTCCTGCAACTGAGGCCCAAAGCGGCCAACGGTAAGGTCAAAACCGAAGCCTACGGCAGCAATGGCAAACCAATTCGCACTCTGCCGCGCGGGTTTTACCTGCGTACTCAGTTTACCGCCCGAATCCTGGCTTCGTATTACGCCTGA
- the rppH gene encoding RNA pyrophosphohydrolase, protein MIDGDGYRLNVGIVICNNHGQVFWAKRYGQHSWQFPQGGIDEGESPEQAMYRELYEEVGLTKKDVKIIATSRHWLRYKLPKRLVRWDSQPVCIGQKQKWFLLRLDCDEAKINMQRGSTPEFDGWRWVSYWYPVRQVVSFKRDVYRRAMKEFASLAMPFRERKVKGKRKNRRG, encoded by the coding sequence GTGATAGATGGCGATGGTTACCGGCTTAACGTCGGTATTGTGATTTGTAACAACCATGGTCAGGTATTCTGGGCGAAACGATACGGACAACACTCATGGCAATTTCCCCAGGGCGGAATCGATGAGGGTGAATCTCCTGAACAGGCAATGTACCGGGAGCTTTACGAAGAGGTTGGTTTAACAAAAAAAGATGTCAAAATCATTGCAACCAGTCGTCATTGGCTCCGTTACAAACTGCCAAAACGTCTGGTTCGGTGGGACTCTCAGCCGGTCTGTATTGGACAAAAACAGAAATGGTTCTTACTGCGTTTGGATTGCGATGAAGCTAAAATTAACATGCAACGTGGAAGCACCCCTGAATTTGATGGTTGGCGCTGGGTGAGTTACTGGTATCCAGTCAGACAAGTGGTCTCTTTTAAGCGTGATGTTTATCGTCGTGCCATGAAAGAGTTTGCGTCATTAGCGATGCCGTTTAGAGAACGAAAAGTGAAAGGTAAGCGCAAAAATCGAAGAGGATAG
- the ptsP gene encoding phosphoenolpyruvate--protein phosphotransferase has translation MLSQLRDIVEQVSKVEDVYQALDIFVKQTCSAMSTECCTVYLANEEMHRLELMATQGLKFKGDKILIDFDEGLVGLVKRSAEPINLAEASKHPNFKYFKQLGEEVYQSFLGTPIIYRKQVLGVLVVQQKSPRLFSEMEVSFLVTLAAQLAVIIAHAQTQGHWLLSKKQQAISGIPASSGVAIGELWWDDSQPQLYDVAPASTLDMDREQEWLARAIESALGDFRKMRKKLDSEINKEALAIFDLFTHLLNDPMLRKDLKAQILKGDRADWALRQVVESYSNRFARMSDNYLRERAQDVRELGQRLLFFLYNTEHEQQQIDKPIILVVRELTASVLAAMPKDKLLAVVSMEGAANSHAAILSRALGIPAIMGVSLNLKQINGKIGIVDGYSGKLFISPARQILAEYRSLANEERELSQMVNEAMAEPAFTEDGQRIELLLNAGLSADTNIAVNQGVDGVGLYRTEISFLLQHRFPSEEEQIQQYRTVLSAYPDKRVVMRTLDIGGDKPLPYLPIEEDNPFLGWRGIRFTLDHPDIFLIQLRAMLRASCEHHNLSILLPMISGTKELDDAIKLIHQAYEESVKLDARVRMPEIGIMVEVPSMLYLLPLIADKIDFVSVGTNDLTQYMLAVDRNNSRVADVYESMHPAVVMALKQIQQICERHNIPVCVCGELAGDPIGSLLLIGLGYQALSMNTSNVARVKYLIRHSELTELSALADKALMQPYGKEIYNMMLAYFEDKGFAGFVRAGKK, from the coding sequence ATGCTCTCTCAGCTACGGGATATAGTTGAACAAGTTTCAAAGGTAGAAGATGTCTATCAGGCGTTGGATATTTTTGTAAAGCAGACATGCAGTGCGATGAGCACTGAATGTTGTACTGTCTATCTCGCCAATGAGGAGATGCATCGTCTCGAACTGATGGCAACCCAGGGCCTGAAGTTCAAAGGGGATAAAATCCTGATCGACTTTGATGAAGGCCTGGTTGGCCTGGTCAAACGTTCTGCTGAGCCGATTAACCTGGCGGAAGCGTCTAAACACCCCAATTTCAAATATTTCAAGCAGCTTGGTGAAGAGGTGTACCAGTCGTTTCTTGGTACACCGATCATTTACCGTAAACAGGTGCTGGGCGTGCTGGTTGTGCAGCAAAAATCGCCACGTCTGTTTAGCGAAATGGAAGTCTCTTTCCTGGTCACTCTGGCGGCTCAGCTGGCCGTGATTATTGCCCATGCCCAGACCCAGGGTCACTGGCTGCTGAGTAAAAAGCAGCAGGCCATCAGTGGTATTCCGGCTTCATCCGGGGTGGCAATTGGCGAGCTGTGGTGGGATGACTCACAGCCACAGCTGTACGATGTTGCCCCTGCCTCTACCCTTGATATGGATCGTGAACAGGAGTGGCTGGCGCGTGCAATTGAAAGTGCACTGGGCGATTTTCGTAAAATGCGTAAAAAGCTCGACAGTGAAATCAATAAAGAAGCCCTGGCGATCTTCGACCTGTTTACCCACTTACTCAACGATCCGATGTTGCGTAAGGATCTTAAAGCGCAGATCCTCAAAGGTGATCGCGCGGACTGGGCGCTGCGTCAGGTGGTGGAATCTTATTCCAACCGTTTTGCCCGCATGTCTGACAACTATTTGCGTGAGCGGGCCCAGGATGTGCGTGAACTAGGTCAGCGCCTGCTCTTTTTCCTCTACAACACCGAACATGAACAGCAGCAGATCGACAAGCCGATTATCCTGGTGGTGCGAGAACTGACAGCGTCGGTTCTGGCTGCTATGCCAAAAGATAAGTTACTGGCTGTGGTCTCGATGGAAGGGGCGGCCAACTCTCACGCGGCGATTTTATCGCGTGCGCTGGGGATCCCGGCCATAATGGGGGTATCGCTTAATCTTAAGCAGATTAACGGCAAAATCGGGATTGTCGATGGCTACAGCGGTAAGCTGTTTATCTCTCCGGCCAGACAGATTCTGGCTGAATACCGCTCTCTGGCTAATGAAGAGCGTGAATTGTCGCAAATGGTCAATGAGGCCATGGCGGAGCCGGCGTTTACCGAAGATGGTCAGCGTATCGAATTGCTGCTCAATGCGGGCCTGAGTGCCGACACCAATATAGCCGTCAATCAGGGCGTCGATGGGGTCGGGCTATACCGTACCGAAATTTCGTTCCTGCTCCAGCACCGTTTCCCGTCCGAAGAGGAGCAGATTCAGCAATACCGTACGGTGCTCTCGGCCTACCCTGACAAGCGGGTGGTGATGCGTACACTCGATATCGGTGGTGATAAACCGTTGCCATACTTGCCGATTGAAGAGGATAACCCGTTCCTGGGCTGGCGCGGGATTCGCTTTACTCTCGATCACCCGGACATCTTTCTCATTCAACTGCGGGCCATGTTGCGCGCCAGTTGTGAGCATCATAATCTGAGCATTCTGCTGCCGATGATCTCTGGTACCAAGGAACTCGATGATGCGATCAAACTTATCCATCAGGCCTATGAAGAGAGCGTTAAACTCGACGCCCGGGTTCGTATGCCGGAAATCGGCATCATGGTTGAAGTGCCTTCTATGTTGTACCTGTTACCGTTGATCGCCGATAAAATCGACTTTGTTTCGGTGGGAACGAATGACCTGACCCAGTATATGTTGGCCGTCGATCGGAACAATTCCCGGGTTGCTGATGTCTATGAATCGATGCATCCTGCGGTGGTGATGGCACTTAAGCAGATCCAGCAGATCTGTGAGCGTCACAACATTCCGGTTTGTGTGTGTGGTGAGTTGGCGGGTGACCCGATTGGCTCGCTACTGTTGATTGGTCTGGGCTATCAGGCCCTGAGTATGAACACTTCTAACGTGGCTCGGGTTAAATATCTGATTCGTCATTCCGAGCTGACCGAGCTGAGCGCGCTTGCTGACAAAGCGCTGATGCAACCTTACGGAAAAGAAATTTATAATATGATGCTGGCTTATTTCGAGGACAAAGGCTTTGCCGGCTTCGTACGTGCGGGAAAAAAATAG
- the lgt gene encoding prolipoprotein diacylglyceryl transferase has protein sequence MSQGYFEFPNIDPVIFSIGPVSVRWYGMMYLVGFLFAMWLANRRADKPGSGWNREQVSDLLFAAFLGVVIGGRVGYVLFYNFEMFLDDPLYLFKVWTGGMSFHGGLLGVITAMFWYAHKNQRTLFGVADFVAPLVPFGLGMGRLGNFMNGELWGRATDLPWGVVFPGAGPLPRHPSQLYEFALEGVVLFFILNWFIKKPRPLGSVSGLFLAGYGTFRFLVEFVREPDAQLGLFGGIISMGQILSTPMIFGGVLLMVWAYKRGRFQDQAAAK, from the coding sequence ATGTCTCAGGGCTATTTTGAGTTTCCTAATATTGACCCCGTCATTTTTTCTATCGGGCCAGTTTCTGTGCGCTGGTACGGCATGATGTATCTGGTTGGTTTCCTGTTTGCTATGTGGCTGGCGAACCGCCGGGCCGATAAGCCGGGAAGTGGCTGGAATCGTGAGCAGGTGTCTGATCTGTTGTTTGCCGCTTTCCTTGGGGTAGTGATCGGCGGCCGGGTTGGCTATGTGCTGTTCTACAACTTCGAGATGTTCCTGGATGATCCGCTTTACCTGTTTAAAGTGTGGACCGGCGGCATGTCATTTCATGGTGGTCTGCTTGGCGTTATTACGGCCATGTTCTGGTATGCGCATAAAAATCAGCGCACCTTGTTTGGTGTGGCGGATTTTGTCGCACCGCTGGTGCCGTTCGGCCTGGGGATGGGGCGCTTAGGTAACTTTATGAATGGTGAGCTATGGGGACGAGCGACCGATCTGCCTTGGGGGGTTGTGTTCCCGGGGGCGGGGCCGTTGCCGCGTCACCCATCCCAGCTGTACGAATTTGCTCTGGAAGGCGTGGTGCTGTTCTTTATTCTCAACTGGTTTATTAAGAAGCCTCGTCCTTTAGGCTCGGTATCAGGGCTATTTTTGGCCGGATATGGTACATTCCGCTTCCTGGTTGAATTTGTCCGTGAACCGGATGCCCAGTTAGGCTTGTTTGGCGGTATCATTTCAATGGGGCAAATTCTTTCCACACCAATGATTTTTGGCGGCGTACTCTTAATGGTATGGGCCTACAAACGCGGCCGGTTCCAGGATCAGGCTGCGGCGAAGTAA
- a CDS encoding thymidylate synthase: MKQYLDLCQRIVDEGVWVENERTGKRCLTVINADLTYDVANNQFPLVTTRKSFWKAAVAELLGYIRGYDSAEDFRKLGTKTWDANANLNQAWLNNPYRKGDDDMGRVYGVQGRAWAKPDGGHIDQLKKIVDDLSRGVDDRGEILNFYNPGEFHMGCLRPCMYSHHFSLLGDTLYLNSTQRSCDVPLGLNFNMVQVYAFLAIMAQITGHKPGQAFHKIVNAHIYEDQLELMRDVQLKREPLTAPQFHINPDIKSLHDLETWVTLDDFEVTGYEFHDPIQYPFSV, encoded by the coding sequence GTGAAACAGTATTTAGATCTTTGTCAGCGCATCGTCGATGAAGGCGTATGGGTTGAGAATGAGCGCACCGGTAAACGTTGTCTGACGGTGATTAATGCCGATCTCACTTATGATGTGGCTAATAACCAGTTTCCACTGGTGACCACCCGGAAAAGCTTCTGGAAAGCGGCAGTGGCTGAGTTACTGGGCTATATCCGGGGTTATGACAGTGCGGAAGATTTTCGCAAACTGGGGACGAAAACCTGGGATGCGAATGCCAATCTCAATCAGGCATGGCTGAATAATCCGTATCGCAAAGGTGACGATGACATGGGTCGGGTATACGGTGTACAGGGCCGCGCCTGGGCCAAGCCGGATGGTGGTCATATCGACCAGTTAAAAAAGATTGTTGATGATCTGAGTCGCGGTGTTGATGATCGCGGCGAAATTCTTAATTTTTACAATCCGGGTGAGTTTCACATGGGCTGTTTGCGTCCGTGTATGTACAGTCATCATTTTTCTCTGCTGGGTGATACCTTGTACCTGAACAGTACGCAGCGTTCGTGTGATGTTCCGCTCGGGCTGAACTTTAACATGGTTCAGGTGTATGCGTTTTTGGCCATCATGGCGCAGATTACCGGTCATAAGCCGGGTCAGGCATTCCACAAGATTGTCAATGCGCATATCTATGAGGATCAGCTTGAACTGATGCGTGATGTTCAGCTCAAGCGCGAGCCGCTGACAGCGCCGCAGTTCCACATTAACCCGGATATCAAATCGTTGCACGATCTGGAAACCTGGGTGACGCTGGATGATTTTGAAGTCACGGGGTATGAATTCCATGACCCGATTCAGTATCCGTTCTCGGTCTGA